Proteins encoded in a region of the Streptomyces akebiae genome:
- a CDS encoding TetR/AcrR family transcriptional regulator, whose translation MAARQGERPRRRLSTEERREQLLAVGARLFSESSYDDVWIEQVAEIAGVSRGLLYHYFPNKRVFFAAVVERESERMLRIMTPAPGGSARERLANGLDAFLAYVEEHAHGFRAFHRADATGDQAVRKVYQRALAAQEAQILAALASDEEFAAALDGRPEMRLAVRGWLSFTTAVCLEWLRGSELSRHQVRDLCTRALFGVLVP comes from the coding sequence ATGGCAGCCAGGCAGGGCGAGCGCCCCCGTCGTCGGCTCAGCACCGAGGAGCGGCGGGAGCAACTCCTCGCGGTCGGGGCCCGGCTCTTCTCGGAGAGCTCGTACGACGACGTGTGGATCGAGCAGGTGGCCGAGATCGCCGGCGTCTCCCGTGGTCTGCTCTACCACTACTTCCCGAACAAGCGGGTCTTCTTCGCGGCGGTCGTGGAGCGCGAGAGCGAGCGGATGCTGCGGATCATGACCCCCGCCCCCGGGGGCTCGGCGCGCGAACGGCTGGCCAACGGGCTCGACGCGTTCCTCGCGTACGTCGAGGAGCACGCCCACGGCTTCCGGGCGTTCCATCGCGCCGACGCCACCGGGGACCAGGCCGTGCGCAAGGTCTACCAACGGGCGTTGGCCGCCCAGGAGGCTCAGATCCTGGCGGCGCTGGCGTCGGACGAGGAGTTCGCGGCGGCCCTCGACGGGCGGCCGGAGATGCGGCTCGCCGTGCGCGGCTGGCTGTCGTTCACGACGGCCGTCTGCCTGGAGTGGCTGAGGGGCTCGGAGTTGTCCCGGCATCAGGTGCGGGATCTGTGTACCCGGGCCCTTTTCGGGGTTCTCGTCCCCTGA
- a CDS encoding alpha/beta fold hydrolase — protein sequence MSVSYRQPGVVLTDRRFTVPLDHDHPAGERIELYAREVVASDKADAELPWLVYLQGGPGFGANRFVGREAWLERALREYRVLLLDQRGTGASTPANRQTLPSRGGPAEQADYLAHFRADSIVRDCEAIRPEVTGGAPWAVLGQSFGGFCAVTYLSIAPEGLSTAVITGGLPTLDGHADDVYRAAYPRIERKVAAHYARYPQDVERARRIAEHLLEHDTVLQGGHRLTVEAFQSLGILLGRGDGSHRLHFLLEDAFVRTPRGPALSDAFQEDVQGLLSFAGHPLYALVHEACYGQGGRPTAWSAERVRAEFPQFDAAKSLTGDGPVLFTGESVHPWTFATDPALRPLRETAEELAARTDWAPLYDPARLAANEVPVAAAIYHDDMYVDTDHSLRTARSIRGLRTWVTDEFEHDGVRAGGPRVLDRLLALTRDEV from the coding sequence TTGTCCGTCAGCTACCGGCAGCCCGGTGTCGTCCTCACCGACCGCCGCTTCACCGTCCCCCTCGACCACGACCACCCGGCGGGGGAGCGGATCGAGCTCTACGCGCGCGAGGTCGTCGCGAGCGACAAGGCGGACGCCGAACTGCCCTGGCTGGTCTATCTGCAAGGCGGCCCCGGCTTCGGGGCGAACCGTTTCGTCGGCCGTGAGGCGTGGCTGGAGAGGGCCCTGCGGGAGTACCGGGTCCTGCTCCTGGACCAGCGCGGCACCGGTGCCTCCACCCCCGCCAACCGCCAGACCCTCCCCTCGCGCGGCGGTCCCGCCGAACAGGCCGACTACCTGGCCCACTTCCGCGCCGACTCCATCGTCCGCGACTGCGAGGCCATCCGTCCCGAGGTCACCGGCGGCGCCCCCTGGGCCGTCCTCGGCCAGAGCTTCGGCGGCTTCTGCGCGGTCACCTATCTGTCGATCGCTCCCGAGGGGCTGAGCACCGCCGTCATCACCGGCGGACTGCCGACGCTGGACGGCCACGCGGACGACGTCTACCGCGCCGCCTACCCGCGCATCGAACGCAAGGTCGCCGCGCACTACGCCCGCTACCCCCAGGACGTCGAGCGGGCCCGCCGGATCGCCGAGCACCTCCTCGAACACGACACCGTGCTGCAGGGCGGCCACCGGCTCACGGTCGAGGCCTTCCAGTCCCTCGGCATCCTCCTCGGCCGCGGTGACGGCAGCCACCGGCTGCACTTCCTGCTGGAGGACGCCTTCGTCCGCACCCCCCGGGGTCCGGCGCTCTCCGACGCGTTCCAGGAGGATGTCCAGGGCCTGCTCTCCTTCGCCGGGCACCCCCTGTACGCCCTCGTCCACGAGGCCTGCTACGGCCAGGGCGGGCGGCCCACCGCCTGGTCCGCCGAGCGTGTGCGCGCCGAGTTCCCGCAGTTCGACGCCGCCAAGTCCCTCACCGGGGACGGGCCGGTCCTCTTCACCGGCGAGTCCGTCCACCCCTGGACGTTCGCCACCGACCCGGCCCTGCGCCCCCTGCGTGAGACCGCCGAGGAACTGGCCGCCCGCACCGACTGGGCCCCGCTGTACGACCCGGCCCGCCTCGCCGCCAACGAGGTACCGGTCGCCGCCGCGATCTACCACGACGACATGTACGTCGACACCGACCACTCCCTCAGGACGGCCCGCTCGATCCGGGGCCTGCGCACCTGGGTCACGGACGAGTTCGAGCACGACGGCGTACGTGCCGGGGGACCGAGGGTGCTGGACCGACTACTGGCGCTGACGCGCGACGAGGTGTGA
- a CDS encoding lactonase family protein, with amino-acid sequence MTSEAVGDRGGWSRRRALGLLAGAVPAALAGCAGSDGPAGSTSSSPATNAPTGPSTEPGTGAGTESAAATPSPARTGPRPLYIGTYTSAEGGGTGIGVATYDARSGRVTGEGTITGVGDPSYLAVHPDGRTLYAVNERPEGGVTAVRLSDRTVLGTRGSGGEAPCHLSVHPSGRWLLSANYGSGSVAVHPVEESGALGERTDLVVHRSPAPGPGQDGPHAHQIVTSPDGGHVLAVDLGNDTVYTYRLDESRGTLTEVSRARVRAGAGPRHLTFHPEGRYAYLANEVDNTVVVCAYEPDRGRLTPGPPQSTGTGSGTNYPAQLVVTPNGSYAYLANRGHDSLTRYAVEADGARLRLLDTVPVGGDFPRQIALSPDGSLLFAALQRSSAVSVFEVDADSGGLRRAGAPFASPVAVCALPL; translated from the coding sequence ATGACGAGCGAGGCGGTTGGGGACCGGGGCGGCTGGAGCAGGCGCCGTGCCCTGGGACTGTTGGCGGGAGCCGTGCCGGCCGCCCTGGCGGGCTGCGCGGGATCCGACGGCCCGGCCGGGTCCACGTCGTCCTCCCCCGCGACGAACGCCCCGACGGGCCCGTCGACGGAGCCCGGGACCGGGGCCGGAACCGAGTCCGCGGCCGCCACCCCCTCCCCCGCCCGCACCGGCCCCCGGCCGCTCTACATCGGGACGTACACCTCGGCCGAGGGCGGCGGCACCGGGATCGGCGTGGCGACGTACGACGCCCGGAGCGGTCGTGTCACGGGTGAGGGGACGATCACCGGCGTGGGCGACCCGTCGTATCTCGCCGTACACCCGGACGGCCGGACGCTGTACGCCGTGAACGAGCGGCCGGAGGGCGGGGTGACCGCCGTACGGCTGTCCGACCGCACGGTCCTCGGCACCCGCGGCAGCGGCGGCGAGGCGCCCTGTCATCTCTCGGTCCACCCGAGCGGGCGGTGGCTGCTGAGCGCGAACTACGGCTCGGGCAGTGTCGCCGTGCACCCCGTCGAGGAGTCGGGCGCGCTGGGCGAGCGCACGGACCTGGTCGTGCACCGCAGTCCGGCGCCGGGCCCCGGCCAGGACGGGCCGCACGCGCACCAGATCGTCACGAGCCCCGACGGCGGTCATGTCCTCGCCGTCGACCTGGGCAACGACACCGTCTACACCTACCGGCTGGACGAGTCCCGGGGCACGCTCACCGAGGTCTCCCGGGCGCGTGTCCGAGCGGGTGCCGGGCCCCGGCACCTGACCTTCCATCCCGAGGGTCGGTACGCCTATCTCGCCAACGAGGTCGACAACACGGTCGTGGTCTGCGCCTACGAGCCCGACCGCGGGCGGCTCACGCCGGGCCCGCCGCAGTCCACGGGCACGGGGTCGGGCACCAACTACCCGGCGCAGCTGGTCGTGACGCCGAACGGCTCGTACGCCTATCTCGCCAACCGGGGGCACGACAGTCTGACGCGCTACGCGGTAGAGGCGGACGGCGCGCGGCTGAGGCTCCTTGACACCGTGCCGGTCGGCGGGGACTTCCCGCGCCAGATCGCCCTCTCGCCCGACGGGAGCCTGCTGTTCGCCGCGCTGCAGCGGTCGAGCGCGGTCAGCGTCTTCGAGGTCGACGCGGACAGCGGTGGACTCCGGCGCGCGGGCGCGCCGTTCGCGTCACCCGTCGCCGTCTGTGCGCTGCCGCTGTAG
- a CDS encoding PIG-L deacetylase family protein: protein MSDPQHEQPAQLEPMPDDWRRALAVVAHPDDLEYGCSAAVAAWTDAGREVAYVLATRGEAGIDTLEPARCGPLREREQRASAAVVGVSEVEFLDHEDGVVQYGPALRRDIAAAVRRHRPELLITLNHRDTWGGVAWNTPDHVAVGRATLDAAGDAGNRWIFPDLLDQGLQPWDGVRWVAVAGSSSPTHAVDAGPGLDRAVASLLEHRTYIEALTKEDPESYARALLTGYARAAGERFGGRPAVAFEVFSR from the coding sequence ATGAGCGACCCTCAGCACGAGCAGCCGGCGCAGCTCGAACCCATGCCCGACGACTGGCGGCGCGCCCTCGCCGTCGTGGCCCACCCGGACGACCTCGAATACGGGTGCTCGGCGGCGGTCGCCGCGTGGACCGACGCGGGCCGTGAGGTCGCGTACGTCCTCGCGACCCGCGGCGAGGCCGGCATCGACACGCTGGAGCCCGCCCGGTGCGGCCCGCTGCGGGAGCGGGAGCAGCGGGCGAGCGCCGCCGTCGTGGGCGTGTCGGAGGTGGAGTTCCTCGACCACGAGGACGGCGTCGTCCAGTACGGGCCCGCGCTGCGCCGGGACATCGCGGCCGCCGTCCGCCGGCACCGCCCCGAGCTGCTCATCACCCTCAACCACCGCGACACCTGGGGCGGCGTCGCCTGGAACACCCCCGACCACGTGGCGGTGGGCCGCGCCACGCTCGACGCCGCCGGTGACGCCGGGAACCGCTGGATCTTCCCCGACCTCCTCGACCAGGGCCTGCAACCCTGGGACGGCGTCCGCTGGGTCGCCGTCGCCGGCTCCTCCAGCCCCACCCACGCGGTCGACGCCGGCCCCGGCCTCGACCGCGCCGTCGCCTCCCTCCTCGAACACCGCACCTACATCGAAGCGCTGACGAAGGAGGACCCGGAGAGCTACGCCCGCGCACTCCTCACCGGGTACGCCCGCGCCGCGGGCGAGCGGTTCGGCGGGAGGCCGGCGGTGGCCTTCGAGGTGTTCTCCCGGTGA
- a CDS encoding GyrI-like domain-containing protein, whose product MAEGTVRIDGTTLHLPGGVRVRFIRTLRLPETGTHQLPPGLGDFPIRRVEDYPHTASAEMRARGGVMLPVYLREAMWLHFGGTTEPAALQVGVGKVCAVSGKPWTGALARDPQNYVVLPRQPWLDGINSGKGTVRQFVAVPLGLGATVEGQVTGDEVFGGVQLQSFPLNDRQLAVWRREERLRAERERAVGPVGGYGGYEGTGPVLMPPGAMPMAPPATGAPMPSAPGSAPLPPAPGGGPMPPGAAYPMAAPGAAPQRSAPAAPPRAPAAMGLGVGGSMRQEVYRDTWPRGSWAERPSGRVFVHLVTPPEWRRITGEAPPPSPVDRAAYTRAGLPWFEYYDNDAHDLDPADALGTVKPVGDWLGDDLDPWQAPAPGQVTPLGDAPGKPIQDGDW is encoded by the coding sequence ATGGCCGAAGGCACCGTGCGGATCGACGGGACCACACTCCATCTGCCGGGTGGCGTACGTGTGCGCTTCATCCGCACCCTGCGCCTGCCGGAGACGGGTACGCACCAGCTCCCGCCCGGTCTGGGCGACTTCCCGATCCGCCGGGTCGAGGACTATCCGCACACCGCTTCCGCGGAGATGCGGGCACGCGGCGGGGTGATGCTCCCCGTGTACCTGCGCGAGGCGATGTGGCTGCACTTCGGCGGTACCACGGAACCGGCCGCGCTCCAGGTCGGCGTCGGCAAGGTGTGCGCGGTGTCGGGCAAGCCGTGGACCGGTGCGCTCGCCCGTGATCCGCAGAACTACGTCGTACTCCCACGTCAGCCGTGGCTGGACGGCATCAACTCGGGCAAGGGCACGGTCAGACAGTTCGTGGCCGTCCCCCTCGGACTCGGTGCCACGGTCGAGGGCCAGGTCACCGGCGATGAGGTGTTCGGCGGGGTCCAGCTCCAGTCGTTCCCGCTGAACGACCGGCAGCTCGCCGTGTGGCGCCGGGAGGAGCGGCTGCGGGCCGAGCGGGAGCGGGCCGTCGGCCCGGTCGGTGGATACGGCGGCTACGAAGGCACGGGCCCGGTCCTGATGCCGCCGGGTGCCATGCCGATGGCACCCCCGGCCACCGGCGCTCCGATGCCGTCGGCGCCGGGCAGTGCCCCCCTGCCGCCGGCGCCGGGTGGCGGGCCGATGCCTCCCGGTGCCGCGTACCCGATGGCGGCTCCGGGCGCGGCCCCGCAGCGCAGCGCGCCCGCGGCCCCGCCCCGGGCGCCGGCGGCGATGGGCCTCGGGGTCGGCGGGTCGATGCGGCAGGAGGTCTACCGGGACACCTGGCCGCGCGGCAGCTGGGCGGAGCGGCCGTCCGGGCGGGTCTTCGTCCATCTGGTGACCCCGCCCGAGTGGCGCCGGATCACCGGGGAGGCACCGCCGCCGTCGCCCGTGGACCGCGCGGCCTACACGCGGGCGGGGCTCCCCTGGTTCGAGTACTACGACAACGACGCCCACGATCTCGACCCGGCCGACGCCCTCGGCACGGTGAAGCCCGTCGGTGACTGGCTCGGCGACGACCTCGATCCGTGGCAGGCACCCGCCCCCGGCCAGGTCACACCGCTGGGTGACGCCCCGGGCAAGCCGATCCAGGACGGCGACTGGTAG
- a CDS encoding DUF2470 domain-containing protein, with translation MGDRHTWTAAPAAAERARSVLAAAWSCAVTAEGGREEFVGAHGVTEDGRVILCVPEDSTLVAAAICAPRGEPSAVLEFADVAPVPVRNRIRARLWIAGWFAPKDGDLEFKATRIVLREPSGAVVVDLDEFAAARPDPLAVAESRLLTHLADAHPDAVERLTRLVPHDSLHGAVRVQPLAVDRHGLTLRIERARGNGDVRLTFHKPADDMAQLTERMHILLSQASAASCPRALQRQRTDGDG, from the coding sequence ATGGGTGACCGTCACACCTGGACGGCCGCGCCCGCCGCGGCGGAGCGTGCCCGCTCGGTGCTCGCGGCGGCGTGGTCCTGCGCGGTGACCGCCGAGGGCGGCCGCGAGGAGTTCGTCGGCGCGCACGGCGTCACGGAGGACGGCCGGGTGATCCTGTGCGTCCCCGAGGACAGTACGCTCGTCGCCGCCGCGATCTGCGCACCGCGCGGCGAGCCGTCCGCCGTCCTGGAGTTCGCCGACGTGGCGCCCGTCCCCGTGCGCAACCGCATCAGGGCCCGGCTGTGGATCGCCGGCTGGTTCGCGCCCAAGGACGGCGACCTGGAGTTCAAGGCCACCCGTATCGTGCTGCGCGAGCCGTCCGGCGCGGTCGTGGTCGACCTCGACGAGTTCGCCGCCGCCCGACCGGATCCGCTGGCCGTGGCCGAGTCACGGCTGCTGACGCACCTCGCCGACGCGCACCCGGACGCCGTCGAACGCCTCACCCGGCTCGTCCCGCACGACAGCCTGCACGGCGCCGTACGCGTCCAGCCGCTCGCCGTCGACCGGCACGGCCTGACCCTGCGCATCGAGCGGGCCCGCGGCAACGGCGACGTACGCCTGACGTTCCACAAGCCCGCCGACGACATGGCCCAGCTCACCGAGCGGATGCACATCCTGCTCTCCCAGGCGAGCGCAGCGTCCTGCCCGCGCGCCCTACAGCGGCAGCGCACAGACGGCGACGGGTGA
- a CDS encoding BNR repeat-containing protein has protein sequence MKRRTLLGAALAGAVVTPALGAATARAADPGPSVTQTGNTLLDSQAIYFVSYDGLVNNNSFQKNALLTYKGYQYAVWYTADRNAVVGRRVLGSGTWSTVKVGHTLRYNDSHNVISMGVSKVDGRLHLNMDSHSDGFTYVKSVAGLMDDPAGLSWTTSRFGAPQSTLDGLALTSQFTYPQFVSMPDGKLQLSYRAGISGNGRNALAEYNGTSWTNLGEWTSSTGTYTSEHGSSTARNMYLHGIDYDRNGRLHAMFTWREQSNSVMCNSGGITNHDTGYVYSDDRGRTWRNNAGTVVGTTGGSDRVSVTDAGLVVDALNPDHSLMNQESQWTDSAGRPHAIISYVPGRFGQCTTNYVANRTANGRAFLVRKSSSGAWAKTEIPVPLNSSQRTKLVMDKYNNAYAIFPFGRIAGASVASGHTDWQILFDGSGLNAFGEVVFDESRIAQDNVLSVMYQVKSSGTTPSALRVIDFALPA, from the coding sequence ATGAAGAGACGTACGCTGCTCGGTGCCGCCCTCGCCGGCGCCGTCGTGACCCCCGCCCTCGGCGCCGCCACCGCCCGGGCCGCCGACCCCGGGCCCTCGGTCACCCAGACCGGCAACACCCTGCTCGACAGCCAGGCCATCTACTTCGTCTCCTACGACGGCCTGGTCAACAACAACTCGTTCCAGAAGAACGCCCTGCTGACCTACAAGGGCTACCAGTACGCCGTCTGGTACACCGCCGACCGCAACGCCGTCGTCGGCCGCCGCGTCCTCGGCTCCGGCACCTGGTCCACCGTCAAGGTCGGCCACACGCTGCGCTACAACGACTCCCACAACGTCATCTCCATGGGCGTCTCCAAGGTCGACGGACGCCTCCACCTCAACATGGACTCGCACAGCGACGGCTTCACCTACGTCAAGTCCGTCGCCGGCCTCATGGACGACCCGGCCGGCCTGAGCTGGACCACGAGCCGCTTCGGCGCACCCCAGTCCACCCTCGACGGACTCGCCCTCACCTCGCAGTTCACCTACCCGCAGTTCGTCTCGATGCCCGACGGCAAGCTCCAGCTGAGCTACCGCGCCGGCATCTCCGGCAACGGCCGCAACGCCCTCGCCGAGTACAACGGCACCTCCTGGACCAACCTCGGCGAGTGGACGTCCTCCACCGGCACGTACACCAGCGAGCACGGCTCCTCGACGGCCCGCAACATGTACCTGCACGGCATCGACTACGACCGCAACGGGCGCCTGCACGCCATGTTCACGTGGCGCGAGCAGAGCAACAGCGTCATGTGCAACAGCGGCGGCATCACCAACCACGACACCGGCTACGTCTACTCCGACGACCGCGGCCGCACCTGGCGCAACAACGCGGGCACCGTCGTCGGCACCACCGGCGGCTCCGACCGGGTCTCCGTCACCGACGCCGGCCTCGTCGTGGACGCGCTCAACCCGGACCACTCCCTGATGAACCAGGAGAGCCAGTGGACCGACTCGGCCGGCCGCCCGCACGCCATCATCAGCTACGTCCCCGGCCGCTTCGGCCAGTGCACGACGAACTACGTCGCCAACCGCACGGCCAACGGGCGCGCCTTCCTCGTCCGCAAGAGCTCCTCCGGAGCCTGGGCGAAGACCGAGATACCGGTGCCGCTGAACTCCAGCCAGCGCACCAAGCTGGTCATGGACAAGTACAACAACGCCTACGCGATCTTCCCGTTCGGCCGGATCGCCGGCGCCTCGGTGGCTTCCGGGCACACCGACTGGCAGATCCTGTTCGACGGTTCCGGGCTCAACGCCTTCGGTGAGGTCGTGTTCGACGAGAGCCGGATCGCCCAGGACAATGTCCTGTCCGTGATGTACCAGGTGAAGTCGAGCGGCACCACACCGTCGGCGCTCCGCGTGATCGACTTCGCCCTGCCCGCCTGA
- a CDS encoding pentapeptide repeat-containing protein: MEQTSAAARRAPDLRDLRADCGSCFGLCCAALPFTASADFAVDKAAGTPCGNLGEDFRCGIHDRLRGEGFTGCTVYDCFGAGQKVSQDTFGGQSWRAGGREHARRMFDVFPVVRQLHELLWYLTESLALPAARPVHADLRRALDETERLTRRTAEELAELDVAAHRQRVNALLLRVSDLMRAGAGRRQNRRGADLIGARLKGADLRKANLRGAYLIAADLTGADLRGADLIGADLRDTDLTDADLTGAFFLTQPQLNAARGTAGTRLPASVTRPGHWTS; this comes from the coding sequence ATGGAACAGACATCCGCTGCGGCCCGCCGCGCGCCCGACCTGCGTGACCTGCGCGCGGACTGCGGCAGTTGTTTCGGCCTGTGCTGTGCCGCCCTGCCCTTCACCGCCTCGGCGGACTTCGCCGTCGACAAGGCCGCGGGCACGCCGTGCGGGAACCTCGGAGAGGACTTCCGCTGCGGTATCCACGACCGGCTCCGGGGTGAGGGGTTCACCGGCTGCACGGTCTACGACTGCTTCGGCGCCGGGCAGAAGGTCTCGCAGGACACGTTCGGGGGCCAGAGCTGGCGAGCCGGCGGTCGCGAGCACGCCCGGCGGATGTTCGACGTCTTCCCGGTCGTCCGTCAACTCCACGAACTGCTCTGGTACCTGACCGAATCCCTGGCCCTCCCCGCCGCCCGCCCCGTGCACGCCGACCTCCGGCGCGCGCTCGACGAGACCGAGCGGCTGACCCGGCGGACGGCCGAGGAACTGGCGGAGCTGGACGTCGCCGCGCACCGGCAGCGTGTCAACGCACTGCTGCTGCGGGTCAGCGACCTCATGCGCGCGGGCGCCGGGCGCAGGCAGAACCGGCGGGGAGCGGACCTCATCGGCGCCCGCCTCAAGGGCGCCGACCTGAGAAAGGCCAACCTCCGGGGCGCCTATCTGATAGCCGCCGACCTGACCGGCGCCGATCTGCGCGGCGCGGACCTGATAGGCGCCGACCTCCGCGACACCGACCTCACCGACGCGGACCTGACCGGTGCCTTCTTCCTGACCCAGCCCCAGCTCAACGCGGCCCGCGGCACCGCCGGCACCCGGCTGCCGGCGTCAGTCACCCGTCCCGGTCACTGGACGTCCTGA
- a CDS encoding LacI family DNA-binding transcriptional regulator has protein sequence MSQSVGIKDVAAAAGVSVGTVSNVINRPDSVASGTRARVLAAIDRLGYVRSESARQLRAGRSRIMGLLVLDMGNPFFVDVARGAERAARDAGLGVMVCNSAQSAGEESEYLSLFAEQRVRGVLLTPADATGRNIAAFRRHGIPFVLVDRVAEGTTECSVSVDDVAGGALAVRHLVDAGHRSIAYVSGPAGLNQVRDRRTGALSALQEAGLGPEALRELPTERLDVAAGRDAGARLLGLADRPTAVFCANDLLALGVLQAMYAAGVSVPDDLAIVGYDDIEFAAAAAVPLTSVRQPAVTMGALAAELLLEETEAETVPHEHRRVVLQPELVVRRSSLSAR, from the coding sequence ATGTCGCAGTCGGTGGGTATCAAGGACGTCGCCGCCGCCGCCGGAGTCTCCGTCGGCACGGTCTCGAACGTCATCAACCGGCCGGACTCGGTGGCTTCCGGCACCCGGGCCCGCGTGCTGGCCGCCATCGACCGCCTCGGCTATGTCCGCAGCGAGTCGGCGCGCCAGCTGCGGGCCGGGCGGAGCCGCATCATGGGGCTGCTCGTGCTCGACATGGGCAACCCCTTCTTCGTGGACGTCGCGCGCGGTGCCGAGCGGGCCGCGCGCGACGCCGGGCTCGGCGTGATGGTCTGCAACAGCGCGCAGAGCGCCGGCGAGGAGTCCGAGTACCTCTCGCTCTTCGCCGAACAGCGGGTGCGCGGGGTGCTGTTGACCCCCGCCGACGCCACCGGACGCAACATCGCGGCGTTCCGCCGCCACGGCATCCCCTTCGTCCTCGTCGACCGGGTGGCCGAGGGCACCACCGAGTGCTCGGTCTCCGTCGACGACGTCGCGGGCGGCGCCCTCGCCGTACGTCATCTGGTGGACGCGGGCCACCGTTCCATCGCGTACGTCAGCGGACCGGCGGGTCTCAACCAGGTGCGCGACCGCCGTACGGGTGCCCTGAGCGCCCTGCAGGAGGCGGGACTCGGCCCCGAGGCCCTGCGGGAACTGCCCACCGAGCGCCTCGACGTGGCCGCCGGCCGCGACGCGGGCGCGCGGCTCCTCGGCCTCGCCGACCGCCCCACCGCCGTGTTCTGCGCCAACGACCTGCTCGCCCTCGGCGTGCTCCAGGCCATGTACGCGGCCGGGGTGAGCGTCCCCGACGACCTCGCCATCGTCGGCTACGACGACATCGAGTTCGCCGCCGCGGCGGCCGTCCCCCTCACCTCCGTACGCCAGCCCGCCGTCACCATGGGCGCCCTGGCCGCCGAACTCCTGCTGGAGGAGACCGAGGCCGAGACCGTCCCGCACGAGCACCGGCGGGTCGTCCTCCAGCCGGAACTGGTGGTGCGGCGCTCCAGCCTCTCCGCGCGCTGA
- a CDS encoding cytochrome P450: MTATTGTTTARGFRSAELGWPELRRIPHPPYRLPVLGDALGTNLRTPVQESLRLGRRLGPIFRRKAFTKEIVFVGGAGLAAELADESRFAKHVGVGVANLRPVAGDGLFTAYNHEPNWQLAHDVLAPGFSREAMAGYHPLMLDVAERLMDHWDRAGAAGETVDVPGDMTKLTLETIARTGFGHDFGSFERSRPHPFVEAMVGTLTYAQRRNVVPDPLVPLLLRGASRHNRADMAYLNETVDAVVRARRSRGGTGNRGGTGVRDRGAGSGDLLDRMLETAHPRTGERLSAENVRRQVITFLVAGHETTSGALSFALHYLARHPDLAARARAEVDRVWGDTVRPGYEQVARLRYVRRVLDEALRLWPTAPAFSREARADTVLGGVHPMRRGAWALVLTMMLHRDPEVWGADADRFDPDRFDAAAVRARAPHTFKPFGTGARACIGRQFALHEATLVLGLLLRRYELSPEPGYRLRVAERLTLMPEGLRLNVERRVGVAGRDTARLPPSPPSPSSPPPSSPSGRPVTGTGD; encoded by the coding sequence ATGACGGCGACGACGGGGACCACGACCGCCAGGGGTTTCCGCAGCGCGGAGCTGGGCTGGCCCGAACTGCGCCGCATACCGCACCCGCCGTACCGGCTCCCCGTCCTCGGCGACGCCCTCGGGACGAACCTGCGCACGCCGGTCCAGGAGTCCCTGCGGCTCGGGCGGCGGCTCGGGCCGATCTTCCGGCGGAAGGCGTTCACCAAGGAGATCGTGTTCGTCGGGGGCGCGGGTCTCGCGGCCGAACTGGCGGACGAGTCACGGTTCGCCAAGCACGTGGGGGTGGGCGTCGCCAATCTGCGCCCGGTGGCCGGGGACGGGCTCTTCACGGCCTACAACCACGAACCCAACTGGCAGCTCGCCCACGACGTCCTGGCCCCGGGCTTCAGCCGGGAGGCCATGGCCGGGTACCACCCGCTGATGCTCGACGTGGCCGAGCGGCTGATGGACCACTGGGACCGGGCGGGCGCGGCCGGCGAGACCGTGGACGTGCCCGGCGACATGACCAAGCTGACGCTGGAGACGATCGCCCGCACCGGCTTCGGCCACGACTTCGGCTCCTTCGAACGCTCCCGGCCGCACCCCTTCGTGGAGGCGATGGTCGGCACCCTGACCTACGCCCAGCGCCGCAACGTCGTCCCCGACCCGTTGGTGCCGCTGCTGCTGCGGGGCGCCTCCCGGCACAACCGGGCGGACATGGCGTACCTCAACGAGACCGTCGACGCGGTGGTGCGGGCGCGGCGGTCCCGCGGTGGCACCGGGAACCGGGGCGGGACCGGCGTCCGGGATCGCGGGGCGGGGAGCGGTGATCTGCTCGACCGGATGCTGGAGACGGCGCATCCGCGGACCGGCGAGCGGCTGTCCGCCGAGAACGTCCGACGACAGGTCATCACCTTCCTGGTCGCCGGGCACGAGACCACCTCGGGGGCCCTGTCCTTCGCCCTGCACTACCTCGCCCGGCACCCGGACCTCGCGGCCCGCGCCCGCGCCGAGGTGGACCGGGTGTGGGGCGACACCGTACGGCCCGGCTACGAGCAGGTGGCCAGGCTGCGGTATGTCCGCCGGGTGCTGGACGAGGCGCTGCGGCTGTGGCCGACGGCGCCCGCCTTCTCCCGGGAGGCCCGGGCGGACACCGTGCTGGGCGGGGTCCATCCGATGCGGCGGGGAGCCTGGGCACTGGTGCTGACCATGATGCTGCACCGGGACCCGGAGGTGTGGGGCGCGGACGCCGACCGGTTCGACCCGGACCGCTTCGACGCGGCGGCGGTGCGCGCGCGGGCGCCGCACACGTTCAAACCGTTCGGCACGGGGGCTCGGGCGTGCATCGGCCGCCAGTTCGCGCTGCACGAGGCCACGTTGGTGCTGGGCCTGTTGCTGCGCCGCTACGAGCTGAGCCCGGAGCCGGGGTACCGGCTGCGGGTGGCGGAACGGCTGACGCTGATGCCGGAGGGGCTGCGGCTGAACGTGGAGCGTCGGGTGGGGGTGGCAGGGCGGGACACCGCGCGGCTCCCGCCCTCACCGCCGTCGCCGTCCTCACCGCCGCCGTCGTCGCCGTCAGGACGTCCAGTGACCGGGACGGGTGACTGA